One genomic region from Clostridia bacterium encodes:
- the rpmI gene encoding 50S ribosomal protein L35: protein MPKMKTHSGAAKRFKKTGTGKVKRGFAFQRHILTSKTTKRKRQMDMGGMVDKADQPKIKRMIPY from the coding sequence ATGCCGAAAATGAAGACGCACAGCGGCGCCGCCAAGCGCTTTAAGAAGACGGGAACAGGCAAAGTGAAGCGTGGATTCGCTTTTCAGCGCCACATCCTGACTTCCAAGACGACTAAGCGCAAGCGCCAGATGGACATGGGCGGAATGGTCGATAAGGCCGATCAACCGAAGATCAAACGGATGATCCCGTACTAG
- the rplT gene encoding 50S ribosomal protein L20 → MPRVKRGTKRRDKRKKILERASGYFLTKSKLYQAAQEAVQRGLKFAFTGRKQKKRQFRSLWIVRIGAAARLNGMSYSHFISGLKMAGIELDRKILSDIATNDPAGFTALAEQAKAAKPLATPTA, encoded by the coding sequence ATGCCTCGCGTAAAACGTGGTACTAAGCGCCGCGACAAGCGCAAGAAGATCCTTGAGAGAGCGTCAGGATACTTCCTCACAAAATCTAAGTTGTACCAGGCTGCTCAGGAAGCCGTGCAGCGTGGACTTAAGTTCGCCTTCACCGGCCGCAAGCAGAAGAAGCGCCAGTTCCGCTCGCTCTGGATCGTGCGCATAGGCGCCGCCGCCAGGCTGAATGGTATGAGCTACAGCCATTTCATTAGTGGTCTGAAGATGGCCGGTATCGAACTCGATCGCAAGATCCTGTCCGACATCGCCACGAACGACCCGGCTGGCTTTACCGCTCTTGCCGAGCAGGCGAAGGCCGCCAAACCATTGGCGACGCCCACAGCGTAG
- the pheS gene encoding phenylalanine--tRNA ligase subunit alpha encodes MYTVPKLEDYSPTALDRAAADLLSALEQEASTITGEAEWKNLRDRWMARKNGILTQVNDLWLKAAPGPAKRDAGQRVNKLKAEVEQAMETQQQRASGSASVSKLAAERVDVTLPGIRRQIGVKHPVLQVMDELVDVFVKMGYSIAEGPEVEADYYNFESLNFPPNHPARDTQDTLFVAGQERRPQRDRLLLRTHTSPVQVRTMEKQRPPVRVICPGKVHRNDAPDATHSPVFHQVEGLCVDTNITFGDLKGTLDHAMKALFGSSVKTSFRPSFFPFTEPSAEVMISCPFCGGKGCRPCKQSGWIELLGAGMVDPAVFGFVDYDPAKYSGFAFGIGVERLAMMKYNVDDIQQFFLGDVRFLEQFA; translated from the coding sequence ATGTACACCGTTCCGAAACTCGAAGACTACTCGCCCACCGCGCTCGACCGCGCCGCCGCGGACCTGCTTTCCGCGCTCGAACAGGAAGCCTCCACCATCACTGGCGAAGCCGAATGGAAGAACCTCCGCGACCGCTGGATGGCGCGCAAGAACGGCATCCTCACGCAGGTTAATGACCTGTGGCTGAAAGCCGCGCCCGGCCCCGCGAAGCGCGACGCCGGACAGCGCGTCAACAAGCTCAAGGCCGAAGTCGAGCAAGCCATGGAGACCCAGCAGCAGCGCGCCTCCGGTTCGGCTTCCGTATCCAAGCTCGCCGCCGAGCGTGTCGACGTGACCCTGCCCGGCATTCGACGGCAGATTGGCGTCAAGCATCCTGTTCTGCAAGTGATGGACGAACTCGTCGATGTCTTCGTCAAGATGGGCTATTCCATTGCCGAAGGCCCGGAGGTCGAGGCCGACTACTACAATTTCGAGTCGCTGAATTTTCCGCCAAACCACCCGGCACGCGACACGCAGGACACGTTGTTCGTCGCCGGACAGGAACGCCGTCCACAGCGCGACCGACTCCTGCTGCGCACGCACACATCACCCGTGCAGGTGCGCACCATGGAGAAGCAGCGCCCGCCCGTGCGCGTCATCTGTCCCGGCAAAGTTCACCGTAACGATGCGCCTGACGCAACGCACTCGCCCGTGTTCCACCAGGTCGAGGGTCTCTGCGTGGACACCAACATCACCTTCGGCGACCTGAAGGGCACACTCGACCACGCGATGAAGGCCCTGTTCGGGTCATCGGTGAAGACTAGTTTTCGTCCGTCGTTCTTCCCTTTCACGGAGCCCAGCGCGGAGGTCATGATCAGCTGCCCGTTCTGCGGCGGCAAAGGCTGCCGTCCGTGCAAGCAGAGCGGATGGATTGAACTGCTCGGTGCCGGAATGGTTGACCCGGCCGTGTTTGGATTCGTCGATTACGACCCGGCGAAGTACAGCGGCTTCGCCTTCGGCATAGGCGTCGAACGCCTCGCTATGATGAAGTACAACGTGGACGACATCCAGCAGTTCTTCCTCGGCGACGTGCGGTTCCTGGAGCAGTTCGCGTAG
- a CDS encoding phenylalanine--tRNA ligase subunit beta, with translation MKISPQWIRDFISVADDDRQMAEKLTASGVAIEGFYNEGLDLVYEAEVTTNRVDAMNHYGIAREVSAIYDADLKPVAPKLPATQKQSNFTIQIDDAQGCAQYTARIVRDVKIAASPAHIAHRLELIDSRPINNVADATNYVLQELGQPTHAFDLDLLEGGKIIVRRAREGETLKTLDGVERKLSPEDLIIADAVKPMAIAGVMGGFDSMITERTKNILIESAWFDPASIRRTSKRLGMHTDASHRYERGADLGITSIACARVAEIVLQTAGGQLEAEIDVVGRVVERPTLSLSRTDITRILGTDIPEQEITRILRRLGFTITPGRAANGTASTAVAGPAATIGSGGTRAAIAESVIDFAVQVPTWRLDVERSIDVIEEIARIYGYDKFANTLPLFAGGVVDLPTARKQALLRSQLLALGYSESMSSTFIPLEDARAFGGEQPVQLANPLSEEASYMRTSLIPGLVNQAAYNLNRGNTDVRLFETGDVFELTGDKVEERRRISFVGTGAATSGGVHVKVQPYSFFHMKGDIEALLGQFDVKQIYYDSHTPEYFHPGRSARAIADGATIARFGQLHPEATAARKLRQEVFVAEIMLDRLFDFELREPQYKPIPRFPAVGRDFSFLLPDEVQFERIRNSVAALRIENLNSFVPVEIFRGGNIPAGKYSILLRAEFQSSERTLRDDEVALWAQQIIKALEALGGTQR, from the coding sequence ATGAAAATTTCTCCGCAATGGATTCGCGACTTCATCTCCGTCGCTGACGACGACCGCCAGATGGCGGAAAAGCTTACCGCCTCCGGCGTCGCCATCGAGGGTTTCTACAATGAGGGCCTCGACCTGGTGTACGAAGCCGAGGTAACGACCAACCGCGTAGACGCCATGAACCACTACGGCATCGCGCGCGAGGTTTCGGCCATCTACGACGCCGACCTGAAGCCGGTCGCCCCCAAGCTTCCGGCCACGCAAAAGCAGTCGAACTTCACCATCCAGATCGACGACGCCCAGGGCTGCGCACAATACACGGCGCGCATCGTTCGCGACGTAAAGATTGCCGCGTCGCCAGCGCACATTGCGCACCGGCTCGAACTGATCGACTCTCGCCCAATCAACAACGTGGCCGACGCGACCAACTACGTTCTTCAGGAACTCGGACAACCGACGCACGCTTTCGACCTCGATCTGCTTGAGGGCGGCAAGATCATTGTGCGTCGTGCCCGCGAGGGCGAAACGCTAAAGACCCTCGACGGCGTGGAACGCAAGCTCTCACCCGAGGACCTGATAATCGCCGACGCCGTAAAGCCAATGGCCATCGCCGGAGTGATGGGCGGCTTCGACTCGATGATTACCGAGCGCACGAAGAACATTCTGATCGAGTCCGCGTGGTTCGACCCGGCCTCGATTCGCCGCACCTCCAAGCGTCTCGGGATGCACACAGATGCCTCGCACCGCTACGAACGCGGTGCCGATCTCGGCATCACGTCCATCGCATGCGCCCGCGTCGCCGAAATTGTGCTGCAGACCGCAGGCGGACAACTTGAAGCCGAGATCGACGTCGTCGGTCGCGTCGTCGAGCGCCCGACACTTTCGCTGTCGCGCACGGACATTACCCGCATCCTCGGCACAGACATCCCCGAGCAGGAGATCACACGCATCCTGCGCCGCCTCGGCTTCACCATTACACCGGGACGCGCGGCAAACGGAACGGCGTCAACCGCTGTTGCCGGTCCTGCGGCGACCATTGGAAGCGGAGGAACACGCGCCGCTATCGCCGAGAGCGTCATAGACTTCGCCGTGCAGGTTCCGACCTGGCGTCTCGACGTCGAGCGTTCCATCGATGTCATTGAAGAGATCGCTCGCATCTACGGCTACGACAAGTTCGCGAATACCCTGCCTTTGTTTGCCGGAGGAGTCGTCGATCTGCCCACGGCACGTAAGCAGGCGCTCCTGCGCTCGCAACTCCTCGCGCTTGGCTACAGCGAGTCCATGTCTTCCACGTTCATCCCGCTGGAAGATGCCAGGGCCTTCGGTGGCGAACAGCCCGTGCAGCTCGCCAATCCACTCAGCGAAGAGGCCTCCTACATGCGCACTTCGTTGATACCCGGACTGGTGAACCAGGCCGCTTACAACCTCAATCGCGGCAACACGGACGTAAGGCTCTTTGAAACGGGCGATGTCTTTGAACTCACGGGCGACAAGGTCGAGGAGCGGCGGCGCATCTCGTTCGTCGGCACAGGCGCAGCCACGTCCGGCGGCGTACACGTGAAGGTTCAGCCCTACAGCTTCTTCCACATGAAGGGCGACATCGAAGCCCTGCTCGGACAGTTCGACGTTAAGCAGATCTATTACGACTCGCACACGCCCGAGTACTTCCACCCCGGACGCTCCGCCCGCGCCATCGCCGATGGAGCTACGATCGCGCGCTTTGGCCAGCTCCATCCCGAAGCCACCGCCGCACGCAAGTTGCGGCAGGAAGTCTTCGTAGCCGAGATCATGCTCGACCGCCTCTTTGATTTTGAACTACGCGAGCCGCAGTACAAGCCGATTCCGCGCTTCCCTGCCGTGGGCCGGGATTTTTCATTTCTGCTGCCGGACGAAGTGCAGTTCGAGCGCATACGCAACAGCGTCGCTGCGCTGAGGATCGAAAACCTCAACAGCTTTGTGCCCGTCGAGATATTCCGAGGCGGCAACATTCCGGCGGGCAAGTACTCCATCCTCTTGCGCGCGGAATTCCAGTCCTCCGAGCGCACCTTGCGCGACGACGAAGTTGCACTGTGGGCGCAGCAGATTATCAAGGCGCTCGAGGCACTCGGCGGCACGCAGCGCTAA
- a CDS encoding cell division protein ZapA → MANGKDNPAAQSNGSIRVEIYEQAYNLRGSDAEYIKKLAEYVDCKMRAVAQQTATVDSLRLAVLAALNIADEYHMLKRKHEGFGEYTERASHLGSALDEVLQDGRRVG, encoded by the coding sequence ATGGCAAACGGCAAAGATAATCCGGCGGCGCAATCGAACGGCAGTATTCGCGTTGAGATTTACGAACAGGCCTACAACCTGCGTGGTTCTGATGCGGAATACATAAAGAAACTGGCCGAGTACGTTGATTGCAAGATGCGCGCTGTCGCGCAGCAGACCGCCACGGTGGATTCTCTGCGCCTTGCCGTGCTCGCCGCCCTCAACATCGCCGACGAGTACCACATGCTCAAGCGCAAGCACGAAGGCTTCGGCGAATACACGGAGCGCGCATCACACCTGGGCTCCGCGCTGGATGAGGTATTACAAGACGGCCGCCGCGTAGGATAG